The Henckelia pumila isolate YLH828 unplaced genomic scaffold, ASM3356847v2 CTG_461:::fragment_3, whole genome shotgun sequence genome window below encodes:
- the LOC140871671 gene encoding uncharacterized protein isoform X1, protein MSIRFKFRSSVNYETLQLDGRDSISVGELRARIIGGKSFGGVQEQQQGFDLVFADALSAQEYKGDDFQIPTGSSVIVKRVPGGAVPLSVVSPIEAVKDLGTKDSFPLNPANEPMDAFDDFGSELCPLPDSNVQHFDLEIKRNNLTGNEKKEIDGIRLESQKLDSDVTGPAIPEGSYKTGNDRNFLRETTAKGHLTSNNIQRLITSNFPVAQSSYLPPEMKCALCNTIFKEAMMIPCCQHSFCENCIRSVLIEEKRCPKCFSTKYNVEDLLPNLSLSQAIVRFLESQMLDGGLEKTMQKDVPDGESRIEAKDDASCALTRDVKSSLLEQKDKHLHESGVVHSRHHDIMQRGSNAFTPVADFQGENQPVVLPQANIPGGEKNFSAPGGYKKWGRNCYTCGSPDHLMRDCPMSYPSPMFHPGDGSFQGGMPGYAPPYWNCPTLHHFRPFANIYSSPAMMPFNLPMVPASPFAVPPYFSSMHGGLSGPGGNMMMGNMGPHNAEYFGLQYPENRRKHSNENLRREPLSDDEDGGFPEVYQPNSPEKSHNYKAKKVHESSLSHSGESYTRRAGGRIKHEKYEESGINRHENSSHSSFPGIERRPHSDKSNLVKDDVFKSSDRHSDGRHRHHHGESEKHHERRGFCESDLSLGHHSIQKGVKRIIEHDDVRGSHKKHRDSYLESGFERRSPDDPRRGCKKGDAGHYHRNSRHVEKISRDKEHGRRQNTSVSDEDRHYRRRK, encoded by the exons ATGTCAATTCGGTTCAAATTCAGGAGTTCTGTCAACTACGAAACGCTTCAGCTTGATGGCCGGGATTCCATATCTGTTGGAGAGCTTCGAGCGAGAATTATCGGCGGTAAGAGCTTCGGCGGCGTTCAGGAACAACAGCAGGGTTTCGATCTTGTCTTCGCCGATGCGCTATCCGCTCAAG AGTACAAGGGGGATGATTTTCAAATTCCAACTGGATCCAGTGTGATTGTGAAGAGAGTTCCGGGAGGGGCTGTTCCATTGTCGGTTGT GTCACCCATTGAAGCTGTAAAGGATTTAGGCACGAAAGACTCCTTTCCTTTGAATCCAGCT AATGAACCAATGGATGCATTCGATGACTTTGGTTCTGAATTGTGTCCCTTACCTGACTCAAATGTGCAGCATTTTGACCTTGAAATAAAAAGGAATAACTTAACGGGAAACGAGAAAAAAGAAATTGATGGTATAAG GTTAGAATCTCAAAAGCTTGACTCAGATGTCACCGGTCCGGCAATTCCAGAAG GTTCTTATAAAACAGGGAACGATAGAAATTTTTTGCGGGAAACCACAGCCAAAGGACATCTGACATCAAACAA CATTCAAAGGCTGATCACATCCAATTTCCCGGTTGCGCAAAGTAGTTATCTGCCTCCAGAAATGAAATGCGCTCTCTGCAACACTATTTTCAAGGAGGCTATGATGATACCCTGTTGCCAGCATAGCTTTTGCGAGAACT GTATTCGTTCAGTGCTAATTGAAGAAAAAAGGTGTCCAAAATGTTTTTCTACCAAATACAATGTCGAAGATCTGCTGCCAAATCTCTCACTCAGTCAAGCAATCGTGCGTTTCCTTGAATCTCAGATGCTTGACGGAGGCTTAGAGAAAACCATGCAGAAAGATGTGCCTg ATGGAGAATCTCGAATTGAAGCTAAAGATGATGCTTCTTGTGCTTTAACTAGAGATGTAAAATCATCTCTTCTGGAACAGAAAGACAAACATTTACATGAGTCAGGAGTTGTGCATTCTCGTCATCATGATATTATGCAAAGAGGATCTAACGCTTTCACGCCCGTGGCCGATTTTCAGGGGGAGAATCAACCTGTTGTTCTCCCTCAAGCTAATATTCCTG GCGGCGAGAAAAATTTTTCGGCTCCTGGTGGATATAAAAAG TGGGGTCGTAATTGTTACACTTGCGGTTCACCTGACCATCTCATGAGAGACTGCCCGATGTCCTATCCAAGTCCAATGTTTCATCCAG GAGACGGATCGTTTCAAGGAGGCATGCCAGGCTATGCACCTCCCTATTGGAATTGTCCTACATTACATCATTTTAGACCCTTTGCAAATATCTACAGTAGTCCAGCAATGATGCCATTCAATTTGCCAATGGTTCCAGCTTCACCTTTTGCTGTCCCTCCCTATTTTTCTTCCATGCATGGTGGTCTATCTGGGCCTGG tGGCAATATGATGATGGGAAATATGGGACCTCACAATGCTGAATACTTTGGGCTTCAATATCCTGAAAATAGAAGGAAACATTCAAACGAGAATCTACGAAG AGAACCACTTTCTGATGATGAAGATGGTGGTTTTCCTGAGGTCTATCAGCCTAATAGCccagaaaaatcacataactACAAAGCAAAGAAGGTTCATGAGTCAAGCTTGAGTCACTCTGGAGAGAGTTATACTCGAAGAGCAGGGGGGAGAATTAAGCATGAAAAGTATGAGGAATCTGGCATTAACCGACATGAGAATAGCTCTCACTCCTCTTTTCCTGGAATAGAGAGGAGACCACATTCAGACAAGTCAAACTTGGTCAAAGATGATGTGTTTAAAAGCTCTGACCGGCATAGTGATGGTAGGCACAGACACCATCATGGTGAGTCAGAGAAGCACCATGAGAGAAGGGGATTCTGTGAAAGCGATTTGAGTTTGGGGCATCATTCAATCCAAAAAGGTGTTAAAAGAATAATTGAGCATGATGATGTCAGAGGCTCTCACAAGAAGCATCGGGACAGCTATTTGGAGTCAGGTTTTGAAAGAAGATCGCCTGATGACCCTAGGAGGGGATGCAAAAAGGGGGATGCAGGTCATTATCATAGAAACTCCAGGCATGTTGAGAAGATCTCGAGAGATAAAGAGCATGGCAGGCGGCAGAATACCAGTGTTTCTGATGAAGACCGCCATTACCGCAGAAGAAAATGA
- the LOC140871671 gene encoding uncharacterized protein isoform X2 yields the protein MSIRFKFRSSVNYETLQLDGRDSISVGELRARIIGGKSFGGVQEQQQGFDLVFADALSAQEYKGDDFQIPTGSSVIVKRVPGGAVPLSVVSPIEAVKDLGTKDSFPLNPANEPMDAFDDFGSELCPLPDSNVQHFDLEIKRNNLTGNEKKEIDGIRLESQKLDSDVTGPAIPEGSYKTGNDRNFLRETTAKGHLTSNKLITSNFPVAQSSYLPPEMKCALCNTIFKEAMMIPCCQHSFCENCIRSVLIEEKRCPKCFSTKYNVEDLLPNLSLSQAIVRFLESQMLDGGLEKTMQKDVPDGESRIEAKDDASCALTRDVKSSLLEQKDKHLHESGVVHSRHHDIMQRGSNAFTPVADFQGENQPVVLPQANIPGGEKNFSAPGGYKKWGRNCYTCGSPDHLMRDCPMSYPSPMFHPGDGSFQGGMPGYAPPYWNCPTLHHFRPFANIYSSPAMMPFNLPMVPASPFAVPPYFSSMHGGLSGPGGNMMMGNMGPHNAEYFGLQYPENRRKHSNENLRREPLSDDEDGGFPEVYQPNSPEKSHNYKAKKVHESSLSHSGESYTRRAGGRIKHEKYEESGINRHENSSHSSFPGIERRPHSDKSNLVKDDVFKSSDRHSDGRHRHHHGESEKHHERRGFCESDLSLGHHSIQKGVKRIIEHDDVRGSHKKHRDSYLESGFERRSPDDPRRGCKKGDAGHYHRNSRHVEKISRDKEHGRRQNTSVSDEDRHYRRRK from the exons ATGTCAATTCGGTTCAAATTCAGGAGTTCTGTCAACTACGAAACGCTTCAGCTTGATGGCCGGGATTCCATATCTGTTGGAGAGCTTCGAGCGAGAATTATCGGCGGTAAGAGCTTCGGCGGCGTTCAGGAACAACAGCAGGGTTTCGATCTTGTCTTCGCCGATGCGCTATCCGCTCAAG AGTACAAGGGGGATGATTTTCAAATTCCAACTGGATCCAGTGTGATTGTGAAGAGAGTTCCGGGAGGGGCTGTTCCATTGTCGGTTGT GTCACCCATTGAAGCTGTAAAGGATTTAGGCACGAAAGACTCCTTTCCTTTGAATCCAGCT AATGAACCAATGGATGCATTCGATGACTTTGGTTCTGAATTGTGTCCCTTACCTGACTCAAATGTGCAGCATTTTGACCTTGAAATAAAAAGGAATAACTTAACGGGAAACGAGAAAAAAGAAATTGATGGTATAAG GTTAGAATCTCAAAAGCTTGACTCAGATGTCACCGGTCCGGCAATTCCAGAAG GTTCTTATAAAACAGGGAACGATAGAAATTTTTTGCGGGAAACCACAGCCAAAGGACATCTGACATCAAACAA GCTGATCACATCCAATTTCCCGGTTGCGCAAAGTAGTTATCTGCCTCCAGAAATGAAATGCGCTCTCTGCAACACTATTTTCAAGGAGGCTATGATGATACCCTGTTGCCAGCATAGCTTTTGCGAGAACT GTATTCGTTCAGTGCTAATTGAAGAAAAAAGGTGTCCAAAATGTTTTTCTACCAAATACAATGTCGAAGATCTGCTGCCAAATCTCTCACTCAGTCAAGCAATCGTGCGTTTCCTTGAATCTCAGATGCTTGACGGAGGCTTAGAGAAAACCATGCAGAAAGATGTGCCTg ATGGAGAATCTCGAATTGAAGCTAAAGATGATGCTTCTTGTGCTTTAACTAGAGATGTAAAATCATCTCTTCTGGAACAGAAAGACAAACATTTACATGAGTCAGGAGTTGTGCATTCTCGTCATCATGATATTATGCAAAGAGGATCTAACGCTTTCACGCCCGTGGCCGATTTTCAGGGGGAGAATCAACCTGTTGTTCTCCCTCAAGCTAATATTCCTG GCGGCGAGAAAAATTTTTCGGCTCCTGGTGGATATAAAAAG TGGGGTCGTAATTGTTACACTTGCGGTTCACCTGACCATCTCATGAGAGACTGCCCGATGTCCTATCCAAGTCCAATGTTTCATCCAG GAGACGGATCGTTTCAAGGAGGCATGCCAGGCTATGCACCTCCCTATTGGAATTGTCCTACATTACATCATTTTAGACCCTTTGCAAATATCTACAGTAGTCCAGCAATGATGCCATTCAATTTGCCAATGGTTCCAGCTTCACCTTTTGCTGTCCCTCCCTATTTTTCTTCCATGCATGGTGGTCTATCTGGGCCTGG tGGCAATATGATGATGGGAAATATGGGACCTCACAATGCTGAATACTTTGGGCTTCAATATCCTGAAAATAGAAGGAAACATTCAAACGAGAATCTACGAAG AGAACCACTTTCTGATGATGAAGATGGTGGTTTTCCTGAGGTCTATCAGCCTAATAGCccagaaaaatcacataactACAAAGCAAAGAAGGTTCATGAGTCAAGCTTGAGTCACTCTGGAGAGAGTTATACTCGAAGAGCAGGGGGGAGAATTAAGCATGAAAAGTATGAGGAATCTGGCATTAACCGACATGAGAATAGCTCTCACTCCTCTTTTCCTGGAATAGAGAGGAGACCACATTCAGACAAGTCAAACTTGGTCAAAGATGATGTGTTTAAAAGCTCTGACCGGCATAGTGATGGTAGGCACAGACACCATCATGGTGAGTCAGAGAAGCACCATGAGAGAAGGGGATTCTGTGAAAGCGATTTGAGTTTGGGGCATCATTCAATCCAAAAAGGTGTTAAAAGAATAATTGAGCATGATGATGTCAGAGGCTCTCACAAGAAGCATCGGGACAGCTATTTGGAGTCAGGTTTTGAAAGAAGATCGCCTGATGACCCTAGGAGGGGATGCAAAAAGGGGGATGCAGGTCATTATCATAGAAACTCCAGGCATGTTGAGAAGATCTCGAGAGATAAAGAGCATGGCAGGCGGCAGAATACCAGTGTTTCTGATGAAGACCGCCATTACCGCAGAAGAAAATGA
- the LOC140871671 gene encoding uncharacterized protein isoform X3 — translation MDAFDDFGSELCPLPDSNVQHFDLEIKRNNLTGNEKKEIDGIRLESQKLDSDVTGPAIPEGSYKTGNDRNFLRETTAKGHLTSNNIQRLITSNFPVAQSSYLPPEMKCALCNTIFKEAMMIPCCQHSFCENCIRSVLIEEKRCPKCFSTKYNVEDLLPNLSLSQAIVRFLESQMLDGGLEKTMQKDVPDGESRIEAKDDASCALTRDVKSSLLEQKDKHLHESGVVHSRHHDIMQRGSNAFTPVADFQGENQPVVLPQANIPGGEKNFSAPGGYKKWGRNCYTCGSPDHLMRDCPMSYPSPMFHPGDGSFQGGMPGYAPPYWNCPTLHHFRPFANIYSSPAMMPFNLPMVPASPFAVPPYFSSMHGGLSGPGGNMMMGNMGPHNAEYFGLQYPENRRKHSNENLRREPLSDDEDGGFPEVYQPNSPEKSHNYKAKKVHESSLSHSGESYTRRAGGRIKHEKYEESGINRHENSSHSSFPGIERRPHSDKSNLVKDDVFKSSDRHSDGRHRHHHGESEKHHERRGFCESDLSLGHHSIQKGVKRIIEHDDVRGSHKKHRDSYLESGFERRSPDDPRRGCKKGDAGHYHRNSRHVEKISRDKEHGRRQNTSVSDEDRHYRRRK, via the exons ATGGATGCATTCGATGACTTTGGTTCTGAATTGTGTCCCTTACCTGACTCAAATGTGCAGCATTTTGACCTTGAAATAAAAAGGAATAACTTAACGGGAAACGAGAAAAAAGAAATTGATGGTATAAG GTTAGAATCTCAAAAGCTTGACTCAGATGTCACCGGTCCGGCAATTCCAGAAG GTTCTTATAAAACAGGGAACGATAGAAATTTTTTGCGGGAAACCACAGCCAAAGGACATCTGACATCAAACAA CATTCAAAGGCTGATCACATCCAATTTCCCGGTTGCGCAAAGTAGTTATCTGCCTCCAGAAATGAAATGCGCTCTCTGCAACACTATTTTCAAGGAGGCTATGATGATACCCTGTTGCCAGCATAGCTTTTGCGAGAACT GTATTCGTTCAGTGCTAATTGAAGAAAAAAGGTGTCCAAAATGTTTTTCTACCAAATACAATGTCGAAGATCTGCTGCCAAATCTCTCACTCAGTCAAGCAATCGTGCGTTTCCTTGAATCTCAGATGCTTGACGGAGGCTTAGAGAAAACCATGCAGAAAGATGTGCCTg ATGGAGAATCTCGAATTGAAGCTAAAGATGATGCTTCTTGTGCTTTAACTAGAGATGTAAAATCATCTCTTCTGGAACAGAAAGACAAACATTTACATGAGTCAGGAGTTGTGCATTCTCGTCATCATGATATTATGCAAAGAGGATCTAACGCTTTCACGCCCGTGGCCGATTTTCAGGGGGAGAATCAACCTGTTGTTCTCCCTCAAGCTAATATTCCTG GCGGCGAGAAAAATTTTTCGGCTCCTGGTGGATATAAAAAG TGGGGTCGTAATTGTTACACTTGCGGTTCACCTGACCATCTCATGAGAGACTGCCCGATGTCCTATCCAAGTCCAATGTTTCATCCAG GAGACGGATCGTTTCAAGGAGGCATGCCAGGCTATGCACCTCCCTATTGGAATTGTCCTACATTACATCATTTTAGACCCTTTGCAAATATCTACAGTAGTCCAGCAATGATGCCATTCAATTTGCCAATGGTTCCAGCTTCACCTTTTGCTGTCCCTCCCTATTTTTCTTCCATGCATGGTGGTCTATCTGGGCCTGG tGGCAATATGATGATGGGAAATATGGGACCTCACAATGCTGAATACTTTGGGCTTCAATATCCTGAAAATAGAAGGAAACATTCAAACGAGAATCTACGAAG AGAACCACTTTCTGATGATGAAGATGGTGGTTTTCCTGAGGTCTATCAGCCTAATAGCccagaaaaatcacataactACAAAGCAAAGAAGGTTCATGAGTCAAGCTTGAGTCACTCTGGAGAGAGTTATACTCGAAGAGCAGGGGGGAGAATTAAGCATGAAAAGTATGAGGAATCTGGCATTAACCGACATGAGAATAGCTCTCACTCCTCTTTTCCTGGAATAGAGAGGAGACCACATTCAGACAAGTCAAACTTGGTCAAAGATGATGTGTTTAAAAGCTCTGACCGGCATAGTGATGGTAGGCACAGACACCATCATGGTGAGTCAGAGAAGCACCATGAGAGAAGGGGATTCTGTGAAAGCGATTTGAGTTTGGGGCATCATTCAATCCAAAAAGGTGTTAAAAGAATAATTGAGCATGATGATGTCAGAGGCTCTCACAAGAAGCATCGGGACAGCTATTTGGAGTCAGGTTTTGAAAGAAGATCGCCTGATGACCCTAGGAGGGGATGCAAAAAGGGGGATGCAGGTCATTATCATAGAAACTCCAGGCATGTTGAGAAGATCTCGAGAGATAAAGAGCATGGCAGGCGGCAGAATACCAGTGTTTCTGATGAAGACCGCCATTACCGCAGAAGAAAATGA